A genomic region of Mesobacillus jeotgali contains the following coding sequences:
- a CDS encoding YsnF/AvaK domain-containing protein — MAKKVVGVYDNQTELIEAIEEHKNKGYAVQDFSIIGDTNDVTTALESRTGVTTEDIGTDTDDHREGGFWQSLMTAFDADRNLGGNGPSISDRLVGVGLTDDAAREYEEDVRNGRIILLAETAASGLDVEETGYVTDTSAAGTGVQGNYETDNYDRNNLDTDRYRNDEQRLELKEEQLDVSKERVQAGEVEVHKEVVEDQQKVNIPVTREKVYVERRDVNETASGTAAAMDDDETIRVPIMEEKVEVTKKPVVSEELVIDKREVTDTEQVVESVKHEEAHLEADDDRVVNEADLDRDSLNYSSDRERNSLNNSSDLDRDGFNNPSGTYRDGYKDR, encoded by the coding sequence ATGGCTAAAAAAGTAGTCGGAGTTTATGATAATCAAACAGAACTTATTGAAGCAATAGAAGAACATAAAAACAAGGGCTATGCTGTTCAGGATTTCTCAATCATTGGTGATACGAATGATGTTACCACTGCACTTGAAAGCAGAACAGGCGTAACAACTGAAGATATCGGAACAGATACTGACGACCATAGGGAAGGCGGTTTCTGGCAAAGCCTGATGACAGCATTTGACGCCGACAGAAATCTGGGAGGCAATGGGCCTTCAATTTCCGATCGTCTGGTTGGAGTTGGCTTAACTGATGACGCCGCAAGAGAATATGAAGAGGATGTCCGAAATGGACGCATCATCCTTTTAGCAGAAACGGCTGCGTCTGGACTTGATGTAGAAGAAACAGGCTATGTTACCGATACATCGGCAGCAGGAACTGGTGTACAAGGAAACTACGAAACAGACAACTATGATCGAAATAATCTTGACACTGATCGTTACAGAAATGATGAACAAAGGCTGGAGTTAAAGGAAGAACAATTGGATGTATCCAAGGAAAGGGTACAGGCAGGTGAAGTTGAAGTCCATAAGGAAGTAGTCGAAGACCAGCAGAAGGTTAACATACCAGTCACACGTGAGAAAGTATACGTGGAGAGACGTGATGTGAATGAGACTGCTTCTGGTACTGCTGCTGCGATGGACGATGACGAAACAATCCGTGTACCGATTATGGAAGAGAAGGTAGAGGTTACTAAGAAACCGGTTGTTTCTGAAGAGCTTGTCATAGATAAGCGAGAAGTGACAGATACTGAACAAGTCGTAGAAAGTGTAAAGCATGAAGAAGCGCATCTTGAAGCTGACGACGATCGTGTGGTCAATGAAGCAGACCTAGACCGAGATTCACTCAATTATTCATCTGACCGAGAACGAAATTCACTTAATAATTCATCTGACCTTGACCGTGACGGTTTCAACAATCCGTCAGGTACGTACCGTGATGGTTACAAGGATAGATAA
- a CDS encoding DUF459 domain-containing protein, giving the protein MKKNTFLISSLIIIVVLLAAFSMVNPEKEEGDRLVVAFGDSLTYGYGDQKGSGYIDTLQTKLNNQNKEDYNFDNEAIYGLESSGILTQLSNVSIRGKLDEADYFILFIGTNDLINSNGRNLANLKHREIEKGQEAYLQNLRAILKILTDENETAPILLLGLYNPYPDSAAIEEVIDDWNKEIIKAAKKETQVVFIPTNDLFKGKDKKHNFSDSLHLNDKGYQLIADRILEKYKFE; this is encoded by the coding sequence ATGAAGAAAAATACATTCTTGATATCATCACTCATTATTATAGTCGTTTTACTAGCTGCTTTCAGTATGGTCAATCCTGAAAAAGAGGAAGGGGACAGGCTGGTAGTAGCATTCGGAGATTCTCTCACCTATGGTTATGGAGATCAGAAAGGCTCGGGTTATATTGATACTTTGCAAACCAAGTTGAACAATCAAAACAAAGAGGACTACAACTTTGATAATGAAGCTATATATGGTCTTGAATCTTCGGGAATTCTTACTCAGCTATCTAATGTCAGTATTAGAGGGAAGCTTGATGAAGCAGATTATTTTATTCTTTTCATCGGGACGAATGATTTGATTAATAGCAATGGCAGAAATTTAGCGAATCTGAAGCATAGGGAAATAGAAAAAGGGCAGGAAGCATATTTGCAAAACCTGAGAGCCATCCTCAAAATTTTAACGGATGAAAACGAGACAGCGCCGATCCTGCTGCTGGGCCTCTATAATCCCTACCCCGACAGTGCCGCAATTGAAGAGGTGATTGATGACTGGAATAAAGAAATAATAAAAGCCGCTAAAAAAGAAACACAAGTCGTATTTATTCCAACTAATGACCTGTTTAAAGGAAAAGATAAAAAACACAATTTCAGTGATTCGCTTCATTTGAATGATAAAGGATACCAGCTGATCGCTGATCGCATTTTAGAAAAATACAAGTTTGAATAG
- a CDS encoding M15 family metallopeptidase, translated as MKKKFFGNASITFLLILAALLLYYQFLTQPEINEDVPLPQELHPVVQENKDMLVQKAAERGIRVLVTDGFRSFEEQNQLYEMGRSKEGQIVTHAKGGESYHNFGLAIDFALLNKQGKALWDTTYDGNGNGKSDWMEVVGIAKELGFSWGGDWNHFKDYPHLEMRFGLTINDLKRGKRPPEDALTASQN; from the coding sequence GTGAAAAAGAAATTTTTTGGGAACGCGTCCATCACTTTTTTGCTGATTTTGGCTGCGCTCCTTTTATATTATCAATTCCTCACCCAGCCTGAAATTAATGAAGATGTTCCTTTGCCGCAGGAACTGCATCCAGTTGTCCAGGAGAATAAGGATATGCTGGTCCAGAAGGCAGCAGAGAGAGGTATAAGGGTCTTGGTAACTGATGGTTTCCGGAGTTTTGAAGAACAGAATCAGTTATATGAAATGGGAAGGTCTAAAGAAGGCCAGATAGTCACACATGCTAAAGGCGGGGAGTCTTACCATAATTTTGGTCTGGCAATCGACTTCGCATTATTGAATAAACAAGGAAAAGCCCTATGGGACACAACTTATGACGGAAATGGCAATGGGAAATCGGATTGGATGGAAGTAGTAGGCATTGCCAAGGAGCTCGGATTTTCGTGGGGCGGAGACTGGAATCACTTTAAGGATTATCCTCACTTGGAAATGCGGTTCGGCCTGACAATAAATGACTTGAAACGGGGGAAGCGTCCTCCGGAAGATGCATTGACTGCTTCACAAAATTAA
- a CDS encoding NAD(P)/FAD-dependent oxidoreductase, which produces MMQTPKVVILGAGYGGLITSRQLEKTLRNGEAQVTLINKHDYHYISTQLHKTGAGTASDEKITLHIPDLLKTDKIKFKKGTVQAVDFTSKKIQLESGEFIDYDYLMIGLGFDVSTFGIPGVEENAFKIKSFRSTKAIYNHMLRQFAAYKEDLDPSRLTFAVAGAGFTGIEMIGELIEAMPKLCLKYDIPVSATRIINIEASPSVLPGFDKEAIDFTESYFKKNGVELMTSTKILECSPTSITLDNGEELPSRTLIWSGGVRGNTLLEKLDLPISKGRIMIDKFLRVQGMENVFCIGDAALFLKEDGTPLPPTAQVAIQQAELCGPNIIASLRGEQLKAFEYHHKGTVASIGNKAAVGKVFGLKITGLFAALMKQVIEARYLLVLGGPGLVIKQFFKVGKPHSELAISKQK; this is translated from the coding sequence ATGATGCAAACTCCAAAAGTAGTCATTTTAGGTGCGGGATATGGCGGTCTCATAACTAGCCGCCAGCTTGAAAAAACTTTACGTAACGGCGAAGCCCAAGTTACTTTGATCAATAAACATGATTATCACTATATTTCTACTCAACTTCATAAAACAGGTGCGGGCACTGCCTCTGACGAAAAAATCACCTTACATATTCCTGACCTTCTTAAGACAGATAAAATCAAATTCAAAAAAGGAACAGTACAAGCTGTAGACTTTACTTCAAAGAAAATCCAGCTCGAGTCTGGTGAATTTATCGATTATGATTACCTGATGATTGGCCTTGGTTTCGATGTGAGTACGTTCGGTATTCCTGGAGTTGAAGAAAATGCTTTTAAAATCAAAAGTTTCAGGAGTACGAAGGCCATATACAATCATATGCTGAGACAGTTCGCAGCGTATAAAGAGGACCTTGACCCTTCAAGACTGACTTTTGCTGTTGCCGGTGCCGGCTTTACCGGAATAGAAATGATTGGCGAACTTATAGAAGCAATGCCAAAGCTATGTCTCAAATATGATATACCTGTGTCCGCGACAAGAATTATCAATATAGAAGCGTCTCCTTCTGTTCTGCCAGGATTTGATAAAGAGGCTATAGATTTTACAGAAAGCTATTTTAAAAAGAATGGTGTAGAGCTGATGACCTCTACGAAGATACTTGAATGTTCTCCGACTTCCATAACATTGGACAACGGCGAAGAACTTCCTTCAAGGACATTAATCTGGTCGGGAGGTGTGCGGGGCAATACCCTCCTCGAAAAACTGGATTTACCTATTTCGAAGGGCCGCATCATGATTGATAAATTTTTGCGGGTACAAGGAATGGAAAATGTTTTTTGTATCGGTGACGCTGCGTTATTCCTGAAGGAGGATGGAACCCCACTCCCTCCGACTGCCCAGGTGGCCATTCAACAGGCAGAGCTTTGTGGACCAAATATAATTGCCAGCTTGAGAGGTGAACAACTCAAAGCATTCGAATACCACCACAAAGGTACAGTCGCTTCCATCGGTAACAAAGCAGCTGTTGGGAAAGTCTTCGGTTTGAAGATCACCGGTTTATTCGCTGCCTTAATGAAGCAGGTAATCGAAGCTCGTTACCTTTTAGTACTCGGTGGACCAGGACTGGTCATAAAGCAATTCTTTAAGGTAGGTAAGCCACACTCAGAGTTGGCTATTTCCAAACAAAAATGA